A region of Rhodamnia argentea isolate NSW1041297 chromosome 9, ASM2092103v1, whole genome shotgun sequence DNA encodes the following proteins:
- the LOC115726593 gene encoding ELMO domain-containing protein A isoform X3, translated as MDDRGGSFVAVRRISQGIERGNQCHSTSAEVVAGSAAWIGRGLSCVCAQRRESDARPSFDLTPAQEESLQRLQSRIDVAYESSILEHQEALRALWHAAFPEEELGGLISEQWKEMGWQGKDPSTDFRGGGFISLENLLFFARNFPKSFQDLLRKREGDRSLWEYPFAVAGVNITFMLIQMLDLEAENESAFDLLYCITFKLMDNQWLAMRASYMDFNAVMKSTRRQMERELLLEDVMRLEDLPSYGLLAR; from the exons ATGGACGATAGGGGAGGGTCTTTTGTCGCCGTCAGAAGGATTTCTCAAGGCATCGAGAGGGGCAATCAATGCCATTCAACTTCAG CTGAAGTTGTGGCAGGCTCGGCAGCATGGATTGGTCGAGGTCTTTCTTGCGTTTGTGCACAGAGACGAGAGAGCGATGCCCGTCCCTCATTTGATTTAACTCCTGCCCAG GAGGAAAGCTTGCAGAGGCTTCAAAGCCGCATAGATGTTGCCTATGAAAGTTCTATTCTGGAACACCAG GAAGCTCTAAGGGCACTGTGGCATGCTGCCTTTCCAGAAGAGGAACTTGGTGGTTTAATATCTGAACAATGGAAGGAAATGGGTTGGCAAGGGAAGGACCCATCCACTGATTTTAG GGGCGGTGGTTTTATATCATTGGAAAACTTGCTGTTCTTTGCTAGGAATTTTCCG AAATCCTTTCAAGATCTTCTGAGGAAACGGGAAGGTGATCGGTCATTGTGGGAATACCCTTTTGCTGTAGCTGGCGTGAACATCACATTCATGCTTATCcaaatgcttgatcttgaagCAG AAAATGAATCAGCGTTTGATCTTCTATACTGCATCACGTTCAAGCTGATGGACAATCAGTGGCTTGCCATGCGTGCATCATATATGGATTTTAAT GCTGTGATGAAATCTACCCGCCGTCAAATGGAAAGAGAGCTGCTGCTTGAAGATGTAATGCGTCTTGAGGACTTGCCCTCGTATGGCCTTCTTGCTCGCTAG
- the LOC115726595 gene encoding nucleoside diphosphate kinase 1, giving the protein MEQTFIMIKPDGVQRGLVGEIIGRFEKKGFSLKGLKLVSVDRPFAEKHYADLSAKPFFSGLVDYIISGPVVAMVWEGKGVVTTGRKIIGATNPAESAPGTIRGDFAIDIGRNVIHGSDSVESSRKEIALWFPEGIVSWQSSVHPWIYE; this is encoded by the exons ATGGAGCAAACATTCATCATGATCAAGCCTGATGGGGTCCAGAGAGGCCTT GTTGGTGAAATCATTGGCAGGTTTGAGAAGAAAGGATTCTCCTTGAAAG GTCTTAAGCTCGTCAGTGTGGACCGTCCTTTTGCCGAGAAGCATTATGCAGACCTCTCTGCGAAGCCCTTCTTCAGTGGCCTGGTCGATTATATCATTTCTGGCCCCGTCGTTGCTATGGTTTGGGAGGGCAAGGGCGTTGTGACCACTGGGAGGAAGATTATTGGAGCCACCAACCCTGCAGAATCTGCTCCTGGAACCATCCGTGGTGATTTTGCCATTGACATTGGCAG GAATGTCATCCACGGAAGCGACTCGGTCGAGAGCTCAAGGAAGGAAATTGCACTGTGGTTTCCTGAAGGCATTGTGAGCTGGCAAAGCAGCGTTCACCCCTGGATCTACGAGTAG
- the LOC115726593 gene encoding ELMO domain-containing protein A isoform X1, which produces MDDRGGSFVAVRRISQGIERGNQCHSTSAEVVAGSAAWIGRGLSCVCAQRRESDARPSFDLTPAQEESLQRLQSRIDVAYESSILEHQEALRALWHAAFPEEELGGLISEQWKEMGWQGKDPSTDFRGGGFISLENLLFFARNFPKSFQDLLRKREGDRSLWEYPFAVAGVNITFMLIQMLDLEAVKPRTFVGATFLKFLSENESAFDLLYCITFKLMDNQWLAMRASYMDFNAVMKSTRRQMERELLLEDVMRLEDLPSYGLLAR; this is translated from the exons ATGGACGATAGGGGAGGGTCTTTTGTCGCCGTCAGAAGGATTTCTCAAGGCATCGAGAGGGGCAATCAATGCCATTCAACTTCAG CTGAAGTTGTGGCAGGCTCGGCAGCATGGATTGGTCGAGGTCTTTCTTGCGTTTGTGCACAGAGACGAGAGAGCGATGCCCGTCCCTCATTTGATTTAACTCCTGCCCAG GAGGAAAGCTTGCAGAGGCTTCAAAGCCGCATAGATGTTGCCTATGAAAGTTCTATTCTGGAACACCAG GAAGCTCTAAGGGCACTGTGGCATGCTGCCTTTCCAGAAGAGGAACTTGGTGGTTTAATATCTGAACAATGGAAGGAAATGGGTTGGCAAGGGAAGGACCCATCCACTGATTTTAG GGGCGGTGGTTTTATATCATTGGAAAACTTGCTGTTCTTTGCTAGGAATTTTCCG AAATCCTTTCAAGATCTTCTGAGGAAACGGGAAGGTGATCGGTCATTGTGGGAATACCCTTTTGCTGTAGCTGGCGTGAACATCACATTCATGCTTATCcaaatgcttgatcttgaagCAG TTAAGCCACGGACGTTTGTTGGAGCTACTTTCTTGAAGTTCCTTTCCG AAAATGAATCAGCGTTTGATCTTCTATACTGCATCACGTTCAAGCTGATGGACAATCAGTGGCTTGCCATGCGTGCATCATATATGGATTTTAAT GCTGTGATGAAATCTACCCGCCGTCAAATGGAAAGAGAGCTGCTGCTTGAAGATGTAATGCGTCTTGAGGACTTGCCCTCGTATGGCCTTCTTGCTCGCTAG
- the LOC115726593 gene encoding ELMO domain-containing protein B isoform X4 yields the protein MDDRGGSFVAVRRISQGIERGNQCHSTSAEVVAGSAAWIGRGLSCVCAQRRESDARPSFDLTPAQEESLQRLQSRIDVAYESSILEHQEALRALWHAAFPEEELGGLISEQWKEMGWQGKDPSTDFRGGGFISLENLLFFARNFPKSFQDLLRKREGDRSLWEYPFAVAGVNITFMLIQMLDLEAVKPRTFVGATFLKFLSGCDEIYPPSNGKRAAA from the exons ATGGACGATAGGGGAGGGTCTTTTGTCGCCGTCAGAAGGATTTCTCAAGGCATCGAGAGGGGCAATCAATGCCATTCAACTTCAG CTGAAGTTGTGGCAGGCTCGGCAGCATGGATTGGTCGAGGTCTTTCTTGCGTTTGTGCACAGAGACGAGAGAGCGATGCCCGTCCCTCATTTGATTTAACTCCTGCCCAG GAGGAAAGCTTGCAGAGGCTTCAAAGCCGCATAGATGTTGCCTATGAAAGTTCTATTCTGGAACACCAG GAAGCTCTAAGGGCACTGTGGCATGCTGCCTTTCCAGAAGAGGAACTTGGTGGTTTAATATCTGAACAATGGAAGGAAATGGGTTGGCAAGGGAAGGACCCATCCACTGATTTTAG GGGCGGTGGTTTTATATCATTGGAAAACTTGCTGTTCTTTGCTAGGAATTTTCCG AAATCCTTTCAAGATCTTCTGAGGAAACGGGAAGGTGATCGGTCATTGTGGGAATACCCTTTTGCTGTAGCTGGCGTGAACATCACATTCATGCTTATCcaaatgcttgatcttgaagCAG TTAAGCCACGGACGTTTGTTGGAGCTACTTTCTTGAAGTTCCTTTCCG GCTGTGATGAAATCTACCCGCCGTCAAATGGAAAGAGAGCTGCTGCTTGA
- the LOC115726593 gene encoding ELMO domain-containing protein C isoform X2: protein MDDRGGSFVAVRRISQGIERGNQCHSTSEVVAGSAAWIGRGLSCVCAQRRESDARPSFDLTPAQEESLQRLQSRIDVAYESSILEHQEALRALWHAAFPEEELGGLISEQWKEMGWQGKDPSTDFRGGGFISLENLLFFARNFPKSFQDLLRKREGDRSLWEYPFAVAGVNITFMLIQMLDLEAVKPRTFVGATFLKFLSENESAFDLLYCITFKLMDNQWLAMRASYMDFNAVMKSTRRQMERELLLEDVMRLEDLPSYGLLAR, encoded by the exons ATGGACGATAGGGGAGGGTCTTTTGTCGCCGTCAGAAGGATTTCTCAAGGCATCGAGAGGGGCAATCAATGCCATTCAACTTCAG AAGTTGTGGCAGGCTCGGCAGCATGGATTGGTCGAGGTCTTTCTTGCGTTTGTGCACAGAGACGAGAGAGCGATGCCCGTCCCTCATTTGATTTAACTCCTGCCCAG GAGGAAAGCTTGCAGAGGCTTCAAAGCCGCATAGATGTTGCCTATGAAAGTTCTATTCTGGAACACCAG GAAGCTCTAAGGGCACTGTGGCATGCTGCCTTTCCAGAAGAGGAACTTGGTGGTTTAATATCTGAACAATGGAAGGAAATGGGTTGGCAAGGGAAGGACCCATCCACTGATTTTAG GGGCGGTGGTTTTATATCATTGGAAAACTTGCTGTTCTTTGCTAGGAATTTTCCG AAATCCTTTCAAGATCTTCTGAGGAAACGGGAAGGTGATCGGTCATTGTGGGAATACCCTTTTGCTGTAGCTGGCGTGAACATCACATTCATGCTTATCcaaatgcttgatcttgaagCAG TTAAGCCACGGACGTTTGTTGGAGCTACTTTCTTGAAGTTCCTTTCCG AAAATGAATCAGCGTTTGATCTTCTATACTGCATCACGTTCAAGCTGATGGACAATCAGTGGCTTGCCATGCGTGCATCATATATGGATTTTAAT GCTGTGATGAAATCTACCCGCCGTCAAATGGAAAGAGAGCTGCTGCTTGAAGATGTAATGCGTCTTGAGGACTTGCCCTCGTATGGCCTTCTTGCTCGCTAG